Proteins from a single region of Vibrio sp. DW001:
- a CDS encoding tripartite tricarboxylate transporter permease, with product MTDVFANLINGFGIALQPYHLLLVTVGGVLGTIVGMLPGLGPATGVAVLLPLTFAMGPTAALITMTGVYIGAMFGGSRSSILINTPGDGAALAATFDGYPMAMQGRAESALAISAIASLIGGTIAAVLMTLLAEPVAGFALKFGPAEYFLLMVAALSMTASMSKNNMLKGFLSMVVGLAIATIGIDAQSGLDRFTYGSLELQTGVDFLVVIIGIYAMGEVFKSFRSLSDGTKKAQTKFKRIWISGDDWKRSKWPILRSAPVGFIIGSLPGAGGTMASLMCYNNEKQLSKNSEEFGNGAIEGLAAPESANNAASIGAMIPMLTLGVPGSGTTAVMMGALLMLGIQPGPLLFTQYPDTAWGLIASMFVANFILAIVNIPLAGVLVRVLAIPPKVLYPIVLGLAFVGCYAISSSVMDFYILTILGVAGVVMKRADIPTAPMILAVIVGGTMEQSFRQAYRIANQDVSIFVGSSVSQGLILITILSVVLPILGMMRKRKKEAIA from the coding sequence ATGACTGATGTATTTGCGAACTTAATAAATGGTTTTGGCATCGCGCTACAACCATATCATTTACTACTTGTTACCGTTGGTGGCGTTTTAGGTACCATCGTAGGTATGCTTCCGGGCTTAGGCCCTGCAACCGGTGTTGCAGTGTTACTGCCATTGACTTTTGCTATGGGGCCTACAGCAGCACTCATTACCATGACTGGTGTTTACATCGGTGCAATGTTTGGTGGGTCTCGTAGTTCGATTTTAATAAATACCCCGGGGGATGGTGCGGCCCTTGCTGCAACTTTCGACGGTTACCCAATGGCGATGCAAGGTCGAGCAGAATCTGCATTAGCAATTTCCGCAATTGCCTCGTTAATAGGCGGCACAATAGCGGCCGTATTGATGACGCTTTTAGCTGAACCAGTTGCGGGGTTTGCCTTAAAATTTGGGCCTGCAGAATACTTTCTGTTAATGGTTGCTGCATTATCAATGACAGCATCTATGTCTAAAAACAACATGTTGAAAGGATTCCTTTCAATGGTGGTAGGTTTAGCGATAGCGACAATTGGTATCGATGCACAGTCCGGACTTGACCGCTTTACTTACGGCAGCTTAGAGTTGCAAACTGGCGTGGATTTCCTTGTTGTGATTATCGGTATCTATGCAATGGGAGAGGTGTTCAAAAGCTTCCGATCGTTGAGCGACGGAACCAAAAAAGCACAGACTAAATTCAAAAGAATTTGGATTAGTGGTGATGATTGGAAACGTTCTAAATGGCCTATCCTGCGCAGTGCCCCAGTGGGTTTCATTATTGGTTCACTTCCTGGAGCTGGCGGTACAATGGCTTCACTTATGTGCTACAACAATGAAAAACAGTTGTCGAAAAACAGTGAAGAGTTTGGTAACGGTGCGATTGAAGGTCTTGCTGCACCAGAATCTGCGAATAACGCAGCATCAATTGGTGCAATGATCCCTATGTTAACATTGGGGGTTCCTGGTTCAGGTACCACGGCAGTAATGATGGGCGCATTGTTAATGCTCGGTATTCAGCCTGGTCCACTCTTGTTTACTCAGTATCCAGATACAGCTTGGGGCTTAATTGCGTCAATGTTTGTAGCGAACTTCATTTTAGCGATTGTAAATATACCGTTGGCAGGTGTTTTAGTGAGAGTGCTTGCTATACCGCCTAAGGTTCTGTACCCGATTGTTCTTGGTCTTGCTTTTGTAGGCTGTTATGCAATCAGTAGTTCGGTTATGGATTTCTATATTCTGACTATATTGGGTGTTGCTGGGGTTGTAATGAAGCGTGCTGATATTCCTACCGCGCCTATGATTCTTGCCGTCATCGTTGGTGGTACTATGGAACAGTCATTCCGTCAGGCTTACCGAATCGCGAACCAAGATGTATCAATATTTGTGGGCTCTTCTGTGTCACAAGGACTGATATTAATTACTATCTTGTCCGTTGTTTTGCCAATCTTAGGCATGATGAGAAAACGTAAGAAAGAAGCAATCGCTTAA
- the citC gene encoding [citrate (pro-3S)-lyase] ligase, which translates to MDFAFNFIRVSTKNNQKLEKVKSFLDKMGLGVDSDVEMFVVALDNERVVATGGLAGNTLKSIAVDDRYQGHGLSTQLLTELVTYAYDIGRFNLFIYTKPENYQMFHKAGFYKLTSVKDRVVLLENSKTRLKNYCNKLALLKRSGDKIGSIVMNANPFTYGHRYLVEQASQQCDWVHVFVVKEDRSFFTYEDRLNMIREGVKEFPNVIIHPGSDYIISRATFPSYFLKDDGVINYCHTAVDLQMFRGYIAPSLGITHRFVGTEPICAVTRFYNQQMHQWLTTPTLECEPVNLVEFPRCEKEDQPISASLVRHLLFNNQWDDLRKLVPLTTYNYVKNLFSKESEVYELRCKEARVAPIHYEATMSS; encoded by the coding sequence GTGGACTTCGCTTTCAATTTTATTCGTGTAAGCACGAAAAACAACCAAAAATTAGAAAAGGTAAAATCCTTTCTAGACAAAATGGGATTGGGTGTTGATTCCGATGTCGAAATGTTTGTGGTTGCTTTAGACAATGAACGAGTAGTCGCAACCGGTGGTTTGGCTGGAAATACGCTTAAGTCGATAGCGGTTGATGACCGCTATCAAGGCCATGGATTATCGACACAATTACTGACCGAGCTGGTGACATATGCCTATGATATTGGGCGTTTTAATCTGTTTATTTACACCAAGCCAGAAAACTATCAGATGTTTCACAAAGCAGGGTTTTATAAACTTACGTCAGTAAAGGATAGAGTGGTTTTACTCGAAAACAGCAAAACCAGACTTAAAAATTACTGTAATAAACTGGCCTTATTGAAACGTTCAGGAGATAAAATTGGCAGTATCGTAATGAATGCTAATCCCTTTACTTACGGCCATCGTTACTTGGTTGAACAAGCTTCTCAGCAATGCGATTGGGTTCATGTATTTGTAGTTAAAGAAGACCGATCTTTTTTCACCTATGAAGATAGATTGAATATGATCCGTGAAGGGGTAAAAGAGTTCCCTAATGTCATTATCCATCCTGGGTCAGATTACATCATTTCTAGAGCAACATTTCCAAGCTACTTTTTAAAAGATGACGGGGTGATTAACTATTGTCATACTGCGGTCGACCTGCAAATGTTCAGAGGATATATTGCTCCGTCCCTTGGTATCACTCACCGCTTTGTTGGTACGGAACCTATCTGTGCTGTGACTCGTTTCTACAACCAACAAATGCACCAATGGTTAACGACACCAACACTTGAGTGTGAGCCAGTAAATTTAGTTGAGTTTCCTCGTTGTGAGAAAGAAGATCAGCCTATCTCTGCCTCTTTGGTAAGGCATCTGTTATTCAATAATCAATGGGATGACTTGAGAAAACTTGTCCCTCTCACGACCTACAACTATGTTAAAAACCTTTTTAGCAAAGAAAGTGAAGTGTATGAATTGAGGTGTAAAGAGGCGAGAGTTGCTCCGATTCATTACGAAGCAACAATGTCGAGTTGA
- the citX gene encoding citrate lyase holo-[acyl-carrier protein] synthase, with protein sequence MSTSVSLYDSFLCKETRAKKQQQLIKKYATPLITIKAHMPKELRCNMYVNEIIEQAYLSVKDVLLQHEFTCVGNDEHKSNVGEERYLAVQCRSASELKKFMMVIENTHPLGQLMDLNVMNREGKTISRGSCELSARKCIICDCPAPECAKKHQHSLADLDLKIKQILETYMTVA encoded by the coding sequence ATGAGCACCAGCGTATCCCTATATGACTCTTTTCTTTGTAAAGAAACTAGAGCTAAAAAACAACAACAACTAATTAAAAAGTATGCAACACCACTGATCACGATAAAAGCCCATATGCCCAAAGAGCTTCGCTGTAATATGTATGTCAATGAGATCATCGAGCAAGCCTACTTATCGGTCAAAGACGTATTGTTACAACACGAATTTACTTGCGTCGGTAACGACGAACACAAAAGTAATGTCGGCGAAGAGCGGTACCTAGCGGTTCAGTGTCGTTCGGCAAGTGAACTTAAAAAATTCATGATGGTCATTGAAAATACACATCCTTTAGGACAACTAATGGATCTAAATGTTATGAATCGCGAGGGCAAAACTATCTCTAGGGGCTCGTGTGAACTCTCGGCTCGTAAGTGCATAATTTGTGATTGTCCTGCACCTGAATGTGCTAAAAAACATCAGCACAGTCTTGCTGACTTAGACCTTAAAATCAAACAGATTCTAGAAACATATATGACGGTTGCATAG
- a CDS encoding sensor histidine kinase, translating to MESRAARLKERLKIGMSFKGRVFVLILGLLMLQAVIMGFNFHNALIDTLHHQVGTRALIQAQEIASDPELIQEVRIKNVPAVEHVIDRLHGISDASFIVVGDEKGIRLSHPVKERIGLPMKGGDNAGALERGESYISVREGSLGYGVRGKAPVIDFDGKIIGVVSVGYLLNRFEQWFLFYSQPLIIEIAIILFLTMVGAWTFSSHIKKKMNGMEPSEIALALHLQKSILSSVYEGVIAIDKAGYILAVNNTARELLGTEREIKYLKTRQIIEFVSQTQFFFQTPFDKNIKDEIVSINGKTLIANRVAIFDGDILSGWVISFRHKNDINSLTAELSQIKLYTENLRVMRHEHANKLSTIGGLIGIGDSAAALRLINHESSMKQQLIDFISTRIQCRQVAGILLGKYSRARELGLELEFDPTCQLYHLNERIEPDELSAIIGNLIDNAYEATLNNPESNKKVSLLITDASHELVIEVGDNGCGIPSELAADIFNRGVTSKMDSDGHGIGLYLINRYVTNAGGVILVDNAEPKGSIFSIFIPNSDDK from the coding sequence ATGGAAAGTAGGGCTGCGCGTTTGAAAGAGAGACTAAAAATAGGCATGTCCTTTAAAGGGCGCGTATTCGTGCTTATTTTGGGCCTCTTAATGCTACAAGCCGTCATCATGGGGTTCAATTTTCATAATGCACTAATCGATACGCTGCATCATCAAGTGGGTACTAGAGCGCTCATTCAAGCACAGGAAATTGCGAGTGACCCCGAACTGATACAAGAAGTTCGCATCAAAAATGTTCCAGCAGTAGAACATGTGATCGATAGGTTGCATGGAATATCAGACGCAAGCTTTATCGTCGTAGGTGACGAAAAAGGCATACGACTGTCTCATCCTGTGAAAGAGAGAATTGGTCTGCCTATGAAAGGTGGGGACAATGCTGGTGCTTTGGAAAGGGGAGAATCGTACATTTCTGTGCGAGAAGGCAGTCTCGGGTATGGAGTACGAGGTAAAGCGCCAGTTATTGACTTTGATGGTAAAATAATTGGTGTTGTGTCTGTCGGTTATTTACTCAACCGATTTGAACAATGGTTTTTGTTTTATAGCCAACCGCTCATCATAGAGATCGCGATCATACTGTTTTTAACCATGGTCGGGGCATGGACCTTTTCGTCTCATATCAAAAAGAAAATGAATGGAATGGAGCCGTCTGAAATTGCATTAGCTTTGCATCTGCAAAAATCGATCTTAAGTTCTGTTTATGAGGGTGTCATTGCGATAGATAAAGCAGGATACATTTTAGCCGTTAATAATACGGCTAGAGAACTGCTTGGTACCGAAAGAGAAATTAAGTACCTAAAAACTCGTCAAATTATTGAATTTGTCTCTCAAACACAGTTTTTCTTTCAAACCCCGTTTGATAAAAATATAAAAGATGAAATTGTGTCGATTAATGGAAAGACATTAATAGCGAATAGAGTGGCCATTTTTGATGGAGACATTTTGAGTGGCTGGGTCATTAGTTTCCGGCATAAGAATGATATCAATTCACTAACCGCAGAGTTAAGCCAAATAAAGCTATATACCGAAAATTTACGTGTAATGCGTCATGAGCATGCGAATAAACTGTCGACGATTGGTGGTTTGATTGGGATTGGTGATAGTGCCGCTGCACTGAGACTTATCAATCATGAGAGCAGCATGAAGCAGCAATTGATTGACTTTATCAGTACGAGAATTCAGTGTCGTCAGGTCGCCGGTATATTACTTGGTAAGTACTCTAGAGCTCGGGAGTTGGGGTTAGAACTCGAGTTTGATCCTACCTGCCAGCTATATCATTTGAATGAAAGAATAGAGCCTGATGAGCTTTCTGCAATCATTGGTAACTTAATTGATAATGCTTACGAAGCAACGCTCAATAATCCAGAAAGTAATAAAAAAGTATCGCTGCTCATCACGGATGCAAGCCATGAATTAGTGATAGAGGTAGGGGATAATGGTTGCGGGATCCCTTCTGAATTAGCCGCAGACATATTTAACCGCGGAGTAACGAGTAAAATGGATAGCGATGGTCACGGAATTGGACTTTACTTAATTAACCGTTACGTCACAAATGCAGGTGGGGTAATCTTGGTGGACAACGCAGAACCGAAAGGTTCAATATTCTCAATTTTTATACCAAATAGTGATGACAAATAA
- a CDS encoding response regulator, with amino-acid sequence MMNIIDVLIVEDESAIAELHAQFLRQTQRFRPIGIASNLNMARTMIKVQKPKLIILDNYLPDGKGTELLREIAADKSTDKVDVILVTASSEMETVKEAMHCGCFDYILKPVAYDRLQDTLDRYLKFTSAINAFDNISQRHVDDLFNIQARDKTTGSLPKGIGDLTLDKIKQVFLQNIGVKYTAESLGGEVGISKTTARRYLEFCSASGFLIAENEHGRVGRPERVYVKTS; translated from the coding sequence ATAATGAATATCATTGATGTGTTAATTGTCGAAGATGAATCAGCAATTGCTGAATTACATGCGCAATTTTTAAGGCAAACTCAACGATTTCGACCAATTGGAATCGCCTCAAATTTAAATATGGCTAGAACCATGATTAAGGTTCAAAAGCCAAAGTTAATTATCCTCGACAATTACCTACCGGATGGCAAAGGTACGGAGCTATTGAGGGAAATTGCTGCGGATAAAAGTACCGACAAAGTAGACGTTATTTTAGTGACGGCCTCTAGCGAAATGGAAACAGTCAAAGAAGCGATGCACTGTGGTTGTTTTGACTACATATTAAAGCCAGTCGCTTACGATCGATTGCAAGATACGTTGGATAGGTACCTAAAGTTTACCAGCGCAATTAACGCCTTTGATAATATCAGTCAAAGACATGTTGATGACCTATTTAATATTCAAGCGCGAGATAAGACGACGGGTTCATTACCGAAAGGCATCGGTGACCTAACACTTGATAAAATCAAGCAGGTGTTTTTGCAGAATATTGGTGTCAAATATACGGCCGAAAGTTTAGGTGGCGAGGTTGGCATTAGTAAAACTACAGCCAGACGCTATTTGGAGTTTTGTTCAGCGAGTGGTTTTTTGATTGCTGAAAATGAACATGGTCGAGTTGGACGTCCTGAACGAGTCTATGTAAAAACAAGTTAG
- a CDS encoding PAS domain-containing protein, with protein sequence MKIEVDLKILAKFMAGVIGKHCEIVVHDLADLSNSVVIIENGHHTGRKIGSPATNLALKKIKSIQNGKEEPYFLNYCGQVENGIEFRSSTLIISKNKVPRYMLCINIDDSNIKNILNSINELLPNYKVEGIKNETFHNSIEDVSNNIIQQAMVDLGINNLSRLLPDEKINFVKQIDDTGLFTIKGHVQKISAMIGISEQTLYRYLK encoded by the coding sequence ATGAAGATTGAAGTAGACCTAAAAATACTGGCTAAATTTATGGCTGGTGTTATAGGGAAACATTGTGAAATCGTTGTACACGATTTGGCCGACTTATCAAATTCTGTCGTAATCATAGAAAATGGTCATCATACAGGGCGTAAAATTGGTTCGCCAGCGACAAATTTGGCTCTAAAAAAGATAAAGAGCATTCAAAATGGTAAAGAGGAACCCTATTTTTTAAATTATTGTGGCCAGGTTGAAAATGGTATTGAGTTTAGATCCTCTACACTAATTATTTCAAAAAACAAAGTGCCAAGATATATGCTATGCATAAATATAGATGATAGCAATATAAAAAATATACTAAATTCTATAAATGAATTGTTACCTAATTATAAGGTTGAAGGTATTAAGAATGAAACTTTTCATAATTCAATAGAAGATGTAAGTAATAATATAATTCAGCAGGCGATGGTTGATTTAGGAATAAACAATTTATCTCGTTTGTTACCGGATGAAAAAATAAATTTCGTAAAACAAATTGATGATACAGGTTTGTTTACCATAAAGGGTCATGTTCAAAAAATTTCGGCAATGATCGGCATCTCTGAACAAACGTTATATAGATATCTAAAATAA
- a CDS encoding Rid family detoxifying hydrolase — protein sequence MKVNVIFAQSAPKAVGCYCHMTTIGSTGYISGQLPLNPISMMIEGTTAKEQATQSLKNLLAILGENGLTKESVAKTTIYLDNISDFTEVNEVYSTFFGKHKPARSCFSVESLPMSALVEIEAIVAI from the coding sequence ATGAAAGTTAATGTGATATTCGCACAATCTGCTCCAAAAGCTGTGGGTTGTTACTGCCATATGACAACAATCGGGAGCACTGGCTATATATCAGGACAACTGCCTCTAAATCCAATATCGATGATGATAGAAGGTACAACAGCAAAAGAACAAGCAACGCAATCACTAAAGAACCTACTGGCGATACTCGGTGAGAATGGTTTAACCAAAGAATCTGTCGCAAAAACGACTATATATTTAGACAACATCTCTGATTTTACAGAAGTGAATGAAGTATATAGTACTTTTTTTGGTAAACATAAACCGGCTAGATCCTGCTTTTCGGTTGAATCTTTGCCAATGAGTGCTTTGGTTGAAATAGAGGCAATCGTAGCAATATAA
- a CDS encoding dicarboxylate/amino acid:cation symporter, translated as MWKKLEPYKSSIILLTALIIGGMIGIYTPDFAMTLKPLGKIFLNLLFMIIVPLVSVSVMSSIASMTDLKKLGKILGVILVVSIMMSIIPAIGIIGLSSIFDPAQGVTLDLSQEFSTDPANMDFVSMLTTNDFVGLLSKSNILALIIMSVISGIAIGQSGDKGEKIADLLNSLNAVIMKIVSIIMVGAPVGLGAYFASTMASQDPELLVTFARAIGLFFGASVIYYIFGSTIYSWIGGGNKAVKVFWQNALEPSATALGTCSSLGTLPVNIRAAKKMGIQDDIADICLPLLVNLNKGGVAMIAALKIVFIYSVLGLEFTPEVFFITILISVLSAIIVGGVPGGAFLGEIFIVTSLGLPIETIPMLVVIGAITDAPATLINVIHDLNATQIVERFISKEDKTALESQPTLQNA; from the coding sequence ATGTGGAAAAAATTAGAACCTTATAAGTCATCAATTATATTGTTGACAGCTTTAATTATTGGCGGAATGATTGGGATATATACTCCTGATTTTGCAATGACACTTAAACCTCTGGGAAAAATATTCCTCAATCTTTTATTTATGATCATTGTTCCTTTGGTTAGTGTTAGTGTCATGTCATCAATCGCAAGTATGACAGACCTTAAAAAACTAGGAAAAATACTTGGTGTCATTCTTGTTGTTTCGATAATGATGTCTATTATTCCAGCGATAGGAATTATAGGTCTTTCATCTATTTTTGATCCAGCTCAAGGAGTTACCTTAGATCTCAGTCAAGAATTTTCAACGGATCCGGCTAATATGGATTTTGTGAGTATGTTAACAACGAATGATTTTGTTGGCTTACTTTCTAAGTCTAATATTCTAGCTCTAATCATCATGTCAGTCATTTCAGGTATAGCGATTGGTCAATCTGGCGATAAGGGAGAAAAGATTGCAGATTTACTTAACAGTTTAAATGCCGTAATCATGAAGATTGTCTCAATTATTATGGTCGGTGCGCCTGTTGGGTTAGGTGCTTACTTCGCTTCAACAATGGCTAGTCAAGATCCGGAACTGCTTGTAACTTTTGCTCGCGCAATTGGTTTATTCTTTGGCGCATCCGTTATCTACTATATCTTTGGTTCAACGATATACTCGTGGATAGGTGGTGGTAATAAAGCAGTTAAAGTTTTCTGGCAAAATGCACTTGAACCATCAGCGACGGCATTAGGGACTTGCTCATCTCTTGGTACCTTACCTGTTAATATTCGTGCAGCTAAGAAAATGGGTATTCAAGACGATATTGCTGATATTTGTTTGCCACTTCTAGTTAACTTAAACAAAGGCGGTGTAGCAATGATAGCTGCACTGAAAATTGTTTTCATCTACTCGGTATTGGGTCTTGAATTCACGCCAGAGGTTTTCTTCATTACCATTCTAATATCTGTACTATCTGCGATTATCGTTGGTGGTGTTCCTGGTGGCGCCTTTTTAGGTGAGATATTTATCGTGACGTCTCTAGGGTTACCTATCGAGACTATTCCAATGTTAGTTGTAATTGGTGCCATTACTGATGCCCCAGCGACATTAATCAATGTGATACACGATTTAAATGCCACTCAAATAGTAGAACGATTTATTTCAAAGGAAGACAAAACCGCCTTGGAATCACAACCCACATTACAAAATGCGTAA
- the metC gene encoding cystathionine beta-lyase, with protein MSNQKLSTKLVTAGRSNKFGKGSVNPVIQRASSLVFESVEAKKFATSNRANGELFYGRRGTLTHFSLQEAMVELEGGEGCALYPCGAAAISNAILSFVESGDNVLMTGAAYEPTQDFCNVVLSDMNVSTTYYNPLIGADIETLVQKNTKIVFLESPSSITMEVQDIPSMVKAIRSVNPEVIIMLDNTWAAGILFKALEHDIDISIQAGTKYIVGHSDAMLGTAVSNARCWDRLRERSYLMGQMVDADTAYVAARGLRTMGVRLKQHAESSIKIAQWLSERSEVSHVNHPAFPSCKGHEFYVRDFIGCNGLFSFVLNERLSDEQLANYLDNFHHFSMAYSWGGFESLVLANQPEDLDAIRPAGSVEFSGTLIRLHIGLEDTDDLIEDLEEGFCRITS; from the coding sequence ATGTCAAATCAAAAGCTAAGTACTAAGTTAGTCACTGCTGGACGTTCAAATAAATTTGGGAAGGGCTCTGTCAACCCCGTCATTCAACGAGCTTCATCGTTGGTATTTGAATCTGTTGAAGCAAAGAAATTTGCTACGTCGAATAGAGCGAACGGTGAGCTATTTTATGGTCGTAGAGGGACGTTAACTCATTTTTCCCTTCAAGAAGCGATGGTTGAATTAGAAGGTGGTGAAGGGTGCGCATTATATCCTTGTGGCGCTGCGGCGATTTCAAACGCGATACTGTCATTTGTCGAGTCTGGTGATAATGTCCTAATGACTGGTGCTGCCTATGAACCTACGCAAGATTTTTGCAATGTTGTTTTAAGTGACATGAATGTGAGTACGACCTATTACAACCCTCTTATTGGCGCCGACATTGAGACGCTAGTTCAAAAAAATACGAAAATTGTGTTTCTAGAGTCACCTAGCTCGATCACGATGGAAGTTCAGGATATTCCATCAATGGTAAAAGCAATTCGTTCGGTTAATCCTGAAGTGATTATCATGCTAGATAATACGTGGGCTGCTGGTATCCTATTCAAGGCACTTGAACATGACATTGATATATCGATTCAAGCCGGTACCAAATATATTGTAGGTCATTCAGATGCAATGTTAGGTACTGCTGTGTCGAATGCACGTTGTTGGGATCGTCTTCGCGAACGCTCTTACTTAATGGGACAAATGGTTGATGCAGATACCGCTTATGTCGCGGCTCGAGGTTTAAGAACGATGGGTGTTCGCTTGAAACAACATGCGGAAAGTAGCATCAAAATTGCTCAGTGGTTAAGTGAGCGTTCGGAGGTTTCTCATGTGAACCATCCGGCATTCCCTAGCTGTAAAGGGCATGAATTCTATGTCAGAGATTTTATAGGTTGCAACGGTCTCTTTTCTTTTGTATTAAATGAACGCTTATCCGATGAGCAATTGGCAAACTATTTAGATAATTTCCACCACTTTAGTATGGCTTATTCTTGGGGCGGATTTGAATCTCTGGTATTAGCCAACCAACCTGAAGATCTTGATGCTATCCGCCCTGCTGGTAGTGTAGAGTTTTCTGGCACGTTAATTCGTTTGCATATTGGTTTAGAAGATACGGACGATTTGATTGAAGACTTAGAAGAAGGTTTTTGTCGCATTACGTCGTAA
- a CDS encoding LysR substrate-binding domain-containing protein — protein sequence MIEIKHLRTLSLLRDTGSLIATANMLCLTQSALSHQLKDLEQRLGSPLFLRKTRPVRFTAEGEILVNLADELIPKITSAEYKIANIKEDANGRLHMAIDCHSCFQWLMPAIKEYRTHWPFVKLDFSSGFGFEPLPAVVAGELDLVITSDIQIKNELHYEPLFDFEMRLLVSPQHPLASKERIEPTDLINETMLIYPVQKQRLDIVKHFLQPEGVEPKNWKQADNTLMLVQMVSAGLGVAALPNWAIHDFALQKLIVSKPLGEGLWLRLFAAVRESEKDRQYFQSFFATSKQQCQAYLEDIREPNTVN from the coding sequence ATGATTGAAATTAAACATTTACGCACACTATCTCTTCTTCGGGATACGGGTTCTTTGATTGCAACCGCAAATATGCTTTGTCTTACCCAATCAGCACTTTCTCATCAACTAAAAGACTTAGAACAGCGTTTGGGCAGTCCACTTTTTTTAAGAAAAACACGCCCAGTCCGGTTTACGGCAGAAGGTGAGATTCTAGTCAATTTAGCTGACGAACTGATACCTAAAATAACCTCGGCTGAATATAAAATAGCAAACATAAAAGAAGATGCTAATGGGCGTCTACATATGGCGATAGATTGTCATTCATGTTTCCAGTGGTTGATGCCTGCGATTAAAGAATATAGAACGCATTGGCCATTCGTGAAATTGGATTTTTCATCTGGTTTCGGCTTTGAACCCTTACCTGCTGTTGTTGCAGGAGAACTGGATCTCGTTATTACGTCTGATATACAGATTAAAAATGAACTTCACTACGAACCTTTATTCGATTTTGAAATGCGTTTGTTGGTTTCTCCTCAACACCCACTCGCTAGTAAAGAAAGAATTGAACCCACTGATCTAATTAATGAAACGATGTTAATTTATCCAGTCCAAAAACAACGTCTCGATATTGTGAAGCATTTTTTGCAACCAGAAGGTGTTGAGCCAAAAAATTGGAAACAAGCCGATAATACACTAATGTTAGTTCAGATGGTGTCGGCAGGTTTAGGCGTTGCTGCGCTACCTAATTGGGCTATTCATGATTTTGCGCTTCAAAAACTTATTGTTAGCAAACCGCTTGGAGAGGGGCTATGGCTTCGGCTATTCGCTGCTGTGAGGGAATCTGAAAAGGACCGCCAATATTTTCAGTCTTTCTTTGCAACTTCAAAACAACAATGTCAGGCATATCTGGAAGATATTAGAGAACCAAACACAGTGAACTAA
- the citD gene encoding citrate lyase acyl carrier protein, translating into MQINQRSYAGGLESSDLLVEILPSETNSLEIELTSSVEQQFGDLILKVVTDTLNELGVTSATVVINDKGALDCVIRARVQAAVMRASDSSEIDWSAV; encoded by the coding sequence ATGCAAATTAATCAGCGATCGTACGCTGGAGGTCTTGAATCTAGTGATCTACTAGTTGAGATCTTGCCATCTGAAACAAACAGTTTAGAAATCGAACTTACCAGCTCTGTAGAACAGCAGTTCGGAGATCTTATTCTCAAGGTGGTTACCGATACTTTGAACGAACTAGGTGTCACTAGTGCGACAGTGGTTATCAATGACAAAGGTGCATTAGATTGCGTGATTAGAGCTCGAGTTCAAGCGGCGGTTATGCGTGCGTCGGACAGTTCAGAAATTGATTGGAGTGCGGTGTAA